One part of the Sorangiineae bacterium MSr11954 genome encodes these proteins:
- a CDS encoding aminotransferase class I/II-fold pyridoxal phosphate-dependent enzyme has protein sequence MTSKLESHHDIATVAIHGGEARERAHDAVTTPIVCTATYTFSSTDALRDHFEGRVEREEYGRYGNPTVRTAERKLATLDGAEDCVLFSSGMAALTTTLLAMVKSGDHIVLTSDVYRRTRQFVGTFLSKFGVESTLVPAGDVDACAAAIVPGKTKLLITESPTNPYLRLADIPRLAALKKSSGARGLKLLVDSTFATPINQRPIELGADLVVHSCTKYLGGHNDLLAGSVAGSEALVSALRDTRGVLGGVLDPHAAYLLLRGIKTLALRVERQNQTALRVAQWLEAHPGIERVYYPGLASHPDAAIAGQMRGHGGVVSFLVRGDLESTSKFIDACSLATIAPSLGGVETLIEQPALMSHYELTTEQRLAIGIRENLVRLSVGLEDADDLIVDFSRALATIASSPAVVNAAKNEKPEKQEQGEQEAVALAKSKGVVESSKVTRRVEEAVSHVR, from the coding sequence ATGACCTCCAAGCTCGAATCGCACCATGACATCGCCACCGTCGCCATTCACGGCGGAGAGGCGCGCGAGCGGGCACACGATGCGGTGACGACGCCCATCGTTTGCACGGCGACGTATACGTTCTCCTCGACGGACGCGCTCCGCGACCACTTCGAGGGGCGCGTGGAGCGCGAGGAGTACGGGCGCTACGGGAATCCCACGGTGCGCACGGCCGAGCGCAAGCTGGCGACGCTCGATGGCGCGGAGGACTGCGTGCTCTTCTCGAGCGGTATGGCCGCGCTCACCACCACGTTGCTCGCCATGGTCAAGAGTGGCGACCACATCGTGCTCACGTCGGACGTGTACCGGCGCACCCGGCAGTTCGTGGGGACCTTCCTCTCGAAGTTTGGCGTCGAGTCGACGTTGGTGCCGGCCGGCGACGTGGATGCCTGTGCGGCGGCCATCGTGCCCGGCAAGACGAAGCTGTTGATCACGGAGTCGCCGACGAACCCCTACCTTCGCCTGGCCGACATTCCGCGCCTGGCCGCGCTGAAGAAGAGCTCGGGCGCGCGCGGGCTCAAGCTGCTCGTCGACTCGACGTTCGCCACCCCCATCAACCAGCGCCCCATCGAGCTCGGGGCCGACTTGGTCGTGCACTCGTGCACCAAGTACCTGGGCGGGCACAACGATCTGCTCGCCGGCTCGGTGGCGGGCTCCGAGGCCCTGGTGAGCGCGCTTCGCGACACGCGCGGCGTGCTCGGCGGGGTGCTCGATCCGCACGCGGCGTACCTGCTCCTGCGCGGGATCAAGACCTTGGCCCTGCGCGTGGAGCGGCAGAATCAAACGGCGCTTCGGGTGGCGCAGTGGCTCGAGGCGCACCCCGGGATCGAGCGGGTGTACTACCCGGGGCTCGCGAGCCATCCCGACGCGGCCATCGCGGGACAGATGCGCGGGCACGGCGGCGTGGTGAGCTTCCTCGTGCGCGGCGATCTGGAGAGCACGTCGAAGTTCATCGACGCGTGCTCGCTCGCCACCATCGCGCCGTCCCTGGGCGGGGTCGAGACCCTGATCGAGCAGCCCGCGCTCATGTCGCACTACGAGCTCACCACCGAGCAGCGCCTCGCGATCGGCATCCGCGAGAACCTGGTGCGGCTCTCGGTGGGGCTCGAGGACGCCGACGACCTCATCGTCGATTTCTCGCGGGCGCTCGCCACCATCGCGAGCTCGCCGGCCGTGGTGAACGCCGCCAAGAACGAGAAGCCGGAGAAGCAGGAACAAGGCGAACAAGAAGCGGTCGCCCTCGCGAAGTCGAAGGGTGTCGTGGAGAGCTCGAAGGTTACCCGTCGCGTCGAGGAGGCTGTTTCCCATGTCCGTTGA
- a CDS encoding Ig-like domain-containing protein, translating to MKVRHRALAAAAISGLVAGLGFACGGESGNPTASTPDGGRIVAHDPNDPNYLPPVVVSRTPVDGDGQVSVRAPIEVKFSKQVQLGAVPATVLVGDTPIAVASTLSSNKFTLRITPVESIVAPATVTVNLGDISDFQGRGLEPKPSWSWTVPLWLSASETLNAMPYLGGALAPGAGGNTYAAVIGAAGVTVFTVHSASRRWTKLGDTMPIGPGRFGLHSQVALAVGKDGAPLIARVEPNLGIRVRRWSGATWNDLGDAFGGARAGEQLFAFTVDALGRPLLAYTPYSASRTDIFVQVFENGAWSMLGNGTLNDPSEFATSPSIALDKSGVPYIFFASNNGSPTRVNRARFLSGGTWKTLGSPFQVITGSAGRGNLTFDDAGNLFSMVTFEDTDGKSHNQLFGFDGKDWAPIGAELPLGSTLLCFVRREHLLAFVRAPEGSPAKLRILDITRSGWTSSDVPPTASTGQNSMCDVDADGTPVMASTPAWNQNGTVSLQRLNW from the coding sequence ATGAAGGTCCGTCATCGAGCATTGGCTGCGGCGGCGATCTCGGGGCTCGTTGCAGGGCTGGGATTCGCGTGTGGGGGGGAATCGGGGAATCCAACGGCGTCTACGCCGGATGGCGGCAGGATCGTGGCGCACGACCCGAACGATCCGAATTATCTGCCGCCGGTGGTCGTTTCGCGGACGCCGGTGGACGGTGACGGTCAGGTTTCCGTGCGAGCGCCCATCGAGGTCAAGTTCTCGAAGCAGGTTCAACTCGGTGCGGTGCCGGCGACGGTTCTCGTGGGAGATACGCCGATCGCCGTCGCGAGCACGCTCTCATCGAACAAGTTCACCTTGAGGATTACTCCGGTTGAGTCCATCGTTGCGCCAGCGACGGTAACCGTAAACCTTGGAGACATCTCGGATTTTCAAGGGCGGGGCTTGGAGCCGAAACCGTCGTGGAGTTGGACCGTTCCACTCTGGTTGAGTGCCTCCGAAACCCTCAATGCCATGCCTTACCTGGGAGGTGCGCTGGCCCCAGGGGCTGGAGGAAATACGTATGCGGCGGTGATCGGTGCGGCCGGAGTGACCGTGTTCACGGTCCACTCAGCTAGCAGAAGGTGGACGAAGCTCGGCGACACAATGCCCATTGGACCGGGAAGGTTTGGATTACATTCTCAGGTCGCGCTCGCAGTCGGTAAGGATGGTGCTCCGCTCATCGCGCGTGTCGAGCCGAATCTTGGGATACGCGTTCGTCGGTGGTCCGGCGCTACATGGAACGATCTTGGAGACGCGTTTGGAGGGGCCCGTGCGGGCGAGCAGCTCTTTGCGTTCACGGTCGACGCGTTGGGGCGCCCTCTCTTGGCGTACACGCCATACTCGGCCAGTCGCACCGATATCTTCGTGCAGGTATTTGAAAATGGGGCTTGGTCCATGCTCGGCAATGGCACGCTCAACGACCCTTCCGAGTTCGCGACGTCCCCGTCCATAGCGTTGGACAAGAGTGGAGTCCCTTACATCTTTTTCGCCAGCAACAACGGATCGCCGACTCGAGTCAACCGTGCGCGATTTTTATCCGGCGGTACCTGGAAAACCCTAGGTTCACCGTTCCAGGTCATTACTGGCTCTGCAGGTCGAGGTAATCTCACCTTCGATGACGCTGGGAACCTGTTCAGTATGGTGACATTCGAGGACACTGACGGGAAGTCGCACAATCAGCTATTCGGCTTCGACGGAAAGGATTGGGCGCCGATCGGTGCCGAACTTCCGCTCGGCTCGACGCTGCTGTGCTTTGTTCGAAGGGAACACCTGCTTGCGTTCGTTCGAGCGCCCGAGGGCTCGCCGGCGAAGCTGCGAATCCTCGACATAACGAGAAGCGGATGGACCTCGTCGGACGTACCGCCCACCGCGTCCACGGGACAGAATAGTATGTGTGATGTGGATGCGGATGGCACTCCCGTGATGGCTTCCACGCCAGCATGGAATCAGAACGGTACCGTCAGCTTGCAGCGTCTCAATTGGTGA
- a CDS encoding biopolymer transporter ExbD codes for MRTKPIHIREPVQANSEINVTPLVDIVLVLLIIFMVVTPLLEKDIAVRVPNSEKAETVSEVPPDQIIVHVKGDNKVDINMRDVEDGDYVSGLKARLDPKTNAADKVVFFVAEDKANYGRLVWAIDGAKLAGAETIGIATEPLN; via the coding sequence ATGCGAACCAAACCCATTCACATTCGCGAGCCCGTACAGGCGAACAGCGAGATCAACGTCACGCCGCTCGTCGACATCGTGCTCGTGCTTCTGATCATCTTCATGGTCGTCACCCCGCTGCTCGAGAAGGACATCGCGGTGCGCGTCCCGAACTCCGAGAAGGCGGAGACCGTCAGCGAAGTTCCTCCCGATCAGATCATCGTGCACGTGAAGGGCGACAACAAAGTCGACATCAACATGCGCGACGTCGAAGACGGCGACTACGTCTCCGGCCTCAAAGCCCGCCTCGACCCGAAGACCAACGCGGCCGACAAAGTCGTGTTCTTCGTCGCCGAGGACAAGGCCAACTACGGCCGCCTCGTATGGGCCATCGACGGCGCAAAGCTCGCCGGCGCTGAGACCATCGGCATCGCGACCGAGCCGCTGAACTGA
- a CDS encoding biopolymer transporter ExbD, with protein sequence MAFGGGGKGVKNEINVTPLVDVCLVLLIIFMVITPMLQRGKPVKLPMAHKIDEEKSTDPLVVSMTDKKELYVESDRATDAELIEKVKSVLEKEPTRKVLLKADTSLTVADVRPIMNNLKLANAGGVALGVEQEKK encoded by the coding sequence ATGGCGTTCGGTGGCGGCGGTAAAGGGGTCAAGAACGAGATCAACGTGACCCCGTTGGTCGACGTCTGCCTCGTTCTTCTGATCATCTTCATGGTCATCACGCCGATGTTGCAGCGCGGTAAGCCCGTCAAGCTCCCCATGGCACACAAGATCGACGAAGAGAAGTCCACGGACCCTCTCGTCGTATCGATGACCGACAAGAAGGAGCTCTACGTCGAGAGCGATCGGGCGACCGACGCGGAGCTCATCGAAAAGGTGAAATCGGTGCTCGAGAAGGAGCCCACGCGCAAGGTTCTCCTCAAGGCCGATACGTCCCTCACGGTGGCCGACGTGCGGCCCATCATGAACAACTTGAAGCTGGCGAACGCTGGCGGCGTCGCCTTGGGCGTCGAGCAAGAGAAGAAGTAG
- a CDS encoding MotA/TolQ/ExbB proton channel family protein, which produces MDFSLMGLWTSMGAFAKGIVIALAIMSLASLLVAGERLIIFARSRKESLRFAEQLGGVLTSDSLREAAAKSFKGDIGYLGRTIAAGLKAFNSGGSSTDDENIQLTEESVARALERQTAREVQNLKRGISVLATVSSTAPFVGLLGTVMGIVNSFQQMAASGSGGLGTVSAGISEALVTTAFGLLVAIPAVMLFNYLSTWVDARAVDLAESSNELMDLVARYHRRHLRASAQAAE; this is translated from the coding sequence ATGGATTTTTCACTGATGGGGTTGTGGACCAGCATGGGGGCGTTTGCCAAGGGCATCGTCATCGCGCTGGCCATCATGAGTTTGGCATCGCTCCTGGTCGCGGGAGAGCGTCTGATCATCTTCGCGCGTTCGCGCAAAGAGTCGTTGCGTTTCGCCGAGCAGCTCGGTGGCGTGCTGACCTCCGACAGTCTGCGTGAGGCGGCGGCGAAGAGCTTCAAGGGCGACATCGGCTATCTCGGGCGCACCATCGCGGCGGGCCTCAAGGCCTTCAACTCGGGCGGCAGCTCGACGGACGACGAGAACATCCAGCTCACCGAGGAATCGGTGGCCCGCGCGCTCGAGCGCCAGACCGCGCGCGAAGTGCAGAACCTGAAGCGAGGGATCAGCGTGCTCGCGACCGTTTCGTCGACGGCGCCGTTCGTCGGACTGCTCGGGACCGTCATGGGTATCGTCAACTCGTTCCAGCAGATGGCCGCGTCGGGCTCCGGCGGTCTCGGCACCGTCTCGGCGGGTATCTCCGAAGCGCTCGTCACCACGGCGTTCGGTCTGCTCGTCGCCATCCCGGCGGTTATGCTCTTCAACTACCTCTCGACCTGGGTCGACGCCCGCGCGGTCGACTTGGCCGAGTCCTCGAACGAGCTGATGGACCTGGTTGCCCGTTACCACCGCCGTCACCTGCGCGCGTCCGCGCAAGCGGCGGAGTAG
- a CDS encoding energy transducer TonB: MRAHQEIKKQATEVKFVAPPPPPPPPPVATAVPRTEKRQQPKKEFIKKPDTIVESKEPPKEDTTAKGGDAEETKPSTCGGPGQPVCCGGPGDPPCRHCGGPGEPACCGGPGEPACAPAKAAVCGDPGMPPCPPTTTAIPFGAGMVRPTLTAGEEQPQLSREALEAKVEGLVIAKCTITTEGTVTNCKLIKTLPFMDEAIKNNLMARKYTPVMFQGHPVSVEYTFTFRIVQK, from the coding sequence GTGCGTGCGCACCAGGAGATCAAGAAGCAGGCGACGGAGGTAAAATTCGTTGCCCCGCCTCCTCCGCCACCACCGCCCCCGGTGGCGACGGCCGTTCCGCGTACGGAAAAGCGGCAACAGCCGAAGAAGGAATTCATCAAGAAGCCGGACACCATCGTGGAGTCCAAGGAACCGCCGAAGGAAGACACCACGGCGAAGGGCGGCGACGCCGAGGAGACGAAGCCCTCCACGTGCGGTGGTCCTGGACAGCCGGTGTGCTGCGGCGGACCTGGCGATCCTCCGTGCCGTCATTGCGGTGGACCTGGCGAGCCGGCGTGCTGCGGCGGGCCCGGCGAGCCGGCGTGCGCACCTGCAAAAGCAGCCGTCTGCGGTGATCCTGGGATGCCTCCGTGCCCTCCCACCACCACGGCGATTCCGTTCGGCGCGGGCATGGTTCGACCCACCCTCACGGCGGGTGAAGAGCAGCCCCAGTTGTCGCGTGAGGCGCTGGAGGCCAAAGTCGAAGGCCTCGTCATCGCCAAGTGCACCATCACTACGGAGGGGACCGTTACGAACTGCAAACTCATCAAGACGCTGCCGTTCATGGACGAAGCCATCAAGAACAACTTGATGGCGCGCAAGTACACGCCGGTCATGTTTCAAGGCCACCCGGTCTCGGTCGAGTACACCTTCACCTTCCGTATCGTTCAGAAATAA